In the Candidatus Zixiibacteriota bacterium genome, one interval contains:
- a CDS encoding flagellar hook assembly protein FlgD, with translation MIDPISMGLDYSAGNVAKRPDDMGKDEFLQLLVTQLRNQDPLEPMDDTDFIAQMSQFSSLEQLVNMNNNMTEAMNMDYVTSQSIANSMATSLLGREVTAESNMIYLDDSGEANLSYQLNGPAHEVKISIYNELGELVDVVYEDHSEGGINSVKWDGKSSDGVELPEGHYSISVEAKDASGERLTVSPLLVGTVERVQYMEGAAYLIVDGTTVTLGDVSEVGVKEG, from the coding sequence ATGATCGATCCGATTTCCATGGGATTAGATTACTCGGCTGGAAATGTCGCCAAGCGGCCCGATGACATGGGCAAGGATGAATTCCTTCAGCTTCTGGTGACACAGTTGCGTAACCAGGATCCATTGGAACCGATGGACGACACTGATTTCATCGCCCAGATGTCGCAGTTTAGTTCACTCGAACAGTTAGTGAACATGAACAACAACATGACTGAAGCGATGAATATGGATTATGTCACCTCGCAGTCGATTGCCAACAGCATGGCGACCTCGCTTCTGGGTAGAGAAGTGACCGCTGAATCCAACATGATCTACCTGGATGATTCGGGCGAAGCTAATCTATCATACCAGCTCAATGGCCCGGCTCATGAGGTCAAGATCTCGATCTACAATGAACTCGGAGAACTCGTGGATGTGGTCTATGAAGATCACAGCGAGGGCGGGATCAATTCGGTCAAATGGGATGGAAAATCCAGTGATGGAGTTGAACTGCCCGAGGGTCATTATTCGATCAGTGTCGAAGCCAAAGACGCTTCCGGCGAGAGGCTTACAGTTAGTCCGCTTCTGGTCGGTACGGTTGAGCGTGTGCAGTATATGGAAGGCGCCGCTTACCTGATCGTCGACGGCACTACGGTCACCCTGGGTGATGTGTCCGAAGTGGGCGTTAAAGAGGGCTGA